The genomic stretch TCCCTGTCTGCCCGGCCATAGCCTACTGTGTGCTGCCACCGCCGCTGCTTGGCGGCACCTGTGCCGCGGTCAGACAGAACGACAGGCCATGCTGCCGGGTCGCGGCGCGCACTCGCGCTCAGGTCAGGTGAGGGGAGCAGGTCCAATTGTGCATGCACTGACCCACTCAGTGTACTTATCCAAAGCCGCTACTACATCCCCAGAACACACTATCTTTTTGCGGTGAATGTCTCCTGTCAAGCGATGTAAACACACTCCATCACACGCCATGCCTGGCAGCATAGTCGCTCACCATAGGATACAAAGACAGCGTGTTTCAAGCATGTATTTTTGTTCTTGCACGACTAGACTTGTGTCAGAGGACAGGTATTGCGTATAGGGAAGTGAGGCCCCTCCCTTATACATGAGCAAGCAATACCGCCTCCCGGTATACATTCACACACAACGTTGCGCTATTCCACACAAGCGAAAGGAGCGTTCACTTGAGAATGATCGTCGACTTGACGCGCTGTCAGAGCTATGGACAGTGCGTCTTTCTCGCCCCCAACGTCTTCCGTTTCCATGGCGAAGAAGCCCTCGAATATGACTGCGCGCCCGATGACCATATGCGTGAGCAGGTCAAATGGGCTGCCGCCGCCTGCCCGGTCCATGCCATCACCCTGGATTACCGTGATGAGCAGCCTGAGACCGTTTCCCAACCACAGCATCCCGGAGCAAGGCCATGATGAGCAGCCCCGCCCCTTTCTCGAACCGCTCCACCAATGGCCACATCGTGATCGTTGGCGCCTCCCTGGCCGGTTTGCGCGCCGCGGAGACTCTGCGAGCGGAAGGCTTTACGGGCCATCTGACCCTCATTGGTGATGAACCCTATGAACCCTATGACCGTCCCCCCTTGTCCAAATCCGTCCTCGCCGGATGGATCTCGGATGAGCATACTACCCTGCCCCGGCGGCAGTATATCGAGGCTGAATGGCTGCTGGGCGCCAGAGCTACAGCGCTCGATCTGTCCAACCGGCAGGTGCAACTGGCTGATGGGCGCAAGGTCTCTTTCGATCGCCTGTTGATCGCTACCGGCGTGCGAGCCCGTCCCTGGCCGGATAAGGAACAAGCAGCACTCGATGGAGTGTTCACGGTACGCACGCGTGATGATGCAGCCCGGCTTCATGCGCGATTAGCAGCGAAACCCAAACGTGTGCTGGTCATTGGCGCCGGCTTCACCGGCTCTGAGGTGGCTTCTGCCTGCCGCGAACTCGGCCTGGAAGTCACGGTCACGGAGCGCGGCGCGACCCCACTCCAGGGAGCTCTTGGTCAGGCCGCCGGTGCCTATGCCGCGGCTTTACAGCGCCGGCATGGGGTGGATTTGCGCTGCAATACGACGGTTCTGGCTCTGGAGGGAGATGCCCAGAAGAAGCTACGCCGGGCCCAGCTCTCTGATGGAGACGAACTGGATGTGGAAGTAGCCGTCGTGGCCCTTGGTTCCCTACGCAATGTTGAGTGGTTACGGGGTGCAGGACTGGCCGCTGATGGGCGTGGCGTGGCGTGCGATGCCGCTTGCCGTGCCTTCGATGCAGATGGAGTAGTTACAGATGACATTTTTGTGGCAGGGGATGTGGCGCGCTGGCCTCATCCACTCTATGACGGCGAGCTCCTGGTGGTCGAACACTGGAGCAACGCGGTCACCCAGGCAGAGACGGCGGCTCATAACATGCTCGCCACACCTGCGAGGCGCCGCGCGCATAAGCATCTGCCCTCCTTCTGGTCCAACCAGTTTGGCACCAATATTAAGGCGATTGGTTTGCCCAGCTTTGCCGATACGATTGTTCTGACCCAGGCATCATCGCAGGAGCGCCGCCTGGTCGCTGCTTACGGGCGAAAGGGCCGCCTGGTGGCTGTGCTGGCCGCTAACGCACCCAGGTTCTTGCCAACCTATCAAGCGCTGATTGAGGCCCGTGCATCGTTCCCTCCAGATCTGCATGCATCAGACGGGCCGACGGAGTTGCAACTCTTGCCAGCAGGCTTTCCGGAGCCGGGGCACGCCACCCCTGATGCGGGCGCCATGATTACGGGTGCTGGCCCGAACACGCCGGAACAGCGGGTTGAGGGAGAAGCGCTCAGGCTGCTGGATCCACGTGTCCCGCCTGGCGCGCCACCCCTCGTAACACTGCATGCGAACGGGGCCGGTATGGAGCAGCAATTCCCTCTGCAAGAAGTACAAATGGGAGGAGTGCGTTCATGACCCAGACAGCTGTTATTCCCATAGAGAAACTCTTTGAGCGAGTACTCGACCCGACCAGTCGGGCCAATCCCTACTCGCTCTACGCCCGCCTGCGCGAGAGGCCGGTTTCGGTGCAGGAGGGTGGGACTTATGTCGTCAGTACCTACCAGGAGATTCGCATGCTGCTCTGCGATCCGCGCATCAGCTCTGATGCGCGTAAGAGCGCGCACCCGGCTAGAACCCTGGATACTGCGACGGAGGCAGCCACGCCTCCATTGATTTTAACCGATCCTCCTGAGCATACGTGGCTGCGCAGGCTGGTGATGCATCAGTTTACACCGCAACGGATTGCGAGCATGCAAGAGGAAATCGAACAGGTGGTCAATGATCTGCTCGATGCCAGAAAGCAGCAGAATCAGTTCGACCTGGTGCAGAATTTTGCGTATCCGCTGCCGGTGACGGTGATTTGCAGGTTGCTCGGTGTGCCGCGCGAGGACGAACCACGCTTTCGTGGCTGGTCTTCGGCGCTGGTGCGCACGCTTGATCCGCAAGAAAGTTTAAGCGATGCGGAGGTGCAGCAGGCAATACAAAGCCGCACACAGATGCGTGAATATATGAAACAACTGAGCGCGACACGCCGTGCGCACCCCCAAAATGATTTGTTCTCTAGCCTGGTGATTGGAGATGACCCGGATGGTCGCTTGCCTGAATCGGATCTACTGGCGACGATGCAATTGCTGTTAATCGCCGGCCATGAGACGACCGTCAATTTGATCACGAACGGTATGCTGGCGCTGCTACGGCATCCAGAGGTGTTCGATAGCCTGCGTCGTAACCCGACTCTGGCGATCCCGACGGTAGAAGAGGTCTTGCGCTACGATCCGCCGGTGCAGTTTCGCACGCGAACAACGCTTGCCGATATACCGGTCGCCGGTGTGACCATTCCACGAGGGGCGACGGTTGTGCTGTTACTGGCTTCGGGAAATCGCGACCCGGCGCGCTTCGTCGATGCCGATCGTTTTTGGCCTGAGCGGGACGATAACGAGCATCTTGGCTTTGGTGGTGCCGACCACTATTGTATTGGCGCACCCCTTGCACGGCGTGAAGCGGTGACGGCTTTAAAGGCGCTCGCACGGCGTCTGGATGGCCCGCGACTGGTCACCGACCCGCCACCTTACCGGAGAAATGCTGCC from Ktedonobacteraceae bacterium encodes the following:
- a CDS encoding ferredoxin, which encodes MIVDLTRCQSYGQCVFLAPNVFRFHGEEALEYDCAPDDHMREQVKWAAAACPVHAITLDYRDEQPETVSQPQHPGARP
- a CDS encoding FAD/NAD(P)-binding oxidoreductase, producing the protein MMSSPAPFSNRSTNGHIVIVGASLAGLRAAETLRAEGFTGHLTLIGDEPYEPYDRPPLSKSVLAGWISDEHTTLPRRQYIEAEWLLGARATALDLSNRQVQLADGRKVSFDRLLIATGVRARPWPDKEQAALDGVFTVRTRDDAARLHARLAAKPKRVLVIGAGFTGSEVASACRELGLEVTVTERGATPLQGALGQAAGAYAAALQRRHGVDLRCNTTVLALEGDAQKKLRRAQLSDGDELDVEVAVVALGSLRNVEWLRGAGLAADGRGVACDAACRAFDADGVVTDDIFVAGDVARWPHPLYDGELLVVEHWSNAVTQAETAAHNMLATPARRRAHKHLPSFWSNQFGTNIKAIGLPSFADTIVLTQASSQERRLVAAYGRKGRLVAVLAANAPRFLPTYQALIEARASFPPDLHASDGPTELQLLPAGFPEPGHATPDAGAMITGAGPNTPEQRVEGEALRLLDPRVPPGAPPLVTLHANGAGMEQQFPLQEVQMGGVRS
- a CDS encoding cytochrome P450, yielding MTQTAVIPIEKLFERVLDPTSRANPYSLYARLRERPVSVQEGGTYVVSTYQEIRMLLCDPRISSDARKSAHPARTLDTATEAATPPLILTDPPEHTWLRRLVMHQFTPQRIASMQEEIEQVVNDLLDARKQQNQFDLVQNFAYPLPVTVICRLLGVPREDEPRFRGWSSALVRTLDPQESLSDAEVQQAIQSRTQMREYMKQLSATRRAHPQNDLFSSLVIGDDPDGRLPESDLLATMQLLLIAGHETTVNLITNGMLALLRHPEVFDSLRRNPTLAIPTVEEVLRYDPPVQFRTRTTLADIPVAGVTIPRGATVVLLLASGNRDPARFVDADRFWPERDDNEHLGFGGADHYCIGAPLARREAVTALKALARRLDGPRLVTDPPPYRRNAALRGPEHLQVAFDHLSD